The Oryzihumus leptocrescens sequence TGCCGTCGGTGAGCAGGATGGCGTGCTTCTGGGTGACCGGGACGGTGGCGAACACCTGCCGGGCCTTGGTCAGCCAGGTGCCCATCGCGGTGCCGCCGTCGGCGTGGAACGTCGCGATCGCCGCCTTGGCCGCGCGCCGCATCACGTCGTCCATGCGCACCATGCCGACCCCGGACTCGGGCGCGATCGGTCCGGAGGGGAACGCCAGGCGCGCCTCGTGGTTGCCCGAGATCACGGCGAACCACGTCCCGTCGAGCACCTGGTCCAGCGCCGCGGAGGCCGCGGCCTGGGCCGCGCGGATCTTGTCCTCGCCCATCGAGCCGGAGGTGTCGACGATGACGATCTCCGCGGCCTCACCGGCCCCGGAGCGCCCGGCCTCGCCGGCGCCCTGGCAGGTGACCGTCACGATCGCGTGCACGTCCGTGCCGCCGTCGGGCAGGAACTCGTTCTGGTAGACCTCAGCCGTGAACTCGGCCATGTCGTGAGCCTTCCTCTCGTCCGGGGCGGTGCGGGGACGGGTATGCCGGGTGGCCGGGTCCCCGGCCCGGCCGCGGCGTCAGCGGGTGTGCGGTCACGGCGACCCCACCCTGGCCAGGGCCACGGTGATGTTGTCGTGGCCGCCCTGCGCGTTGGCCCAGGCGACGAGCTCCTCGGCCAGCGACAGGGGGTCGGCAACCGCGTTGGCACCAGGGTCGGCAACCGGGTCGGGAACACGGTCGGGCTCAGGGGTGGTGACGCCCGGGGCGGTGCCGGCCGGAGCGAGCGACGGCGACCGGACCGCCGCGCACCGGCGGACCAGGGCCGCCAGGTCCTCGGCCTCGGAGCAGTAGTTCCACAGGCCGTCCGAGCAGACCAGCACCCACCCCGGGCCCTCGAGCTCACGGCTGGCGTGGCGCGGGGTCGGGTCCGGCGCGTCGACCCCGAGCCAGCGCGTGATCGCGTGGGCCTGTGGCCCCTCCTCGGCGTCGCGTCGCGGGACGCCCCGGGCGATCTGCTCGGCGGCCCAGGAGTCGTCGACGGTCAGGGCCGTGGCGGCACCGGCATCGGGCAGCCAGTAGGCCCGGCTGTCACCCACCCAGCCGACGACGAGCAGCTCCGCGTCGAGCACCGCGGCCACCCAGGTGCAGGCGGCGGGGTTCTCCCCGCGCGGGGCGGTGGTCGTCTCGACGACCGCCGCGTTGGCGGCCGCCGCCGCCGACTCGAGGAGCCCTGCCGTGGCGGCGACGCGCGCGGCCACCGTGCCGGCTCCGCGCGGCCGGAAGCCGGTGAGCACCTCGCGGCTCGCCCGGGCCGCGGCCAGGCTGGCGCGGTCGGAGTCGGTCGAGGAGGACACGCCGTCACACACCACCAGCAGGGCCCGCGAGGCGGGCACCGCGTCGGCCGCCAGGGCCATCGCGTCCTCGTTGCGGTGGTGCCGGATGCCGCGGTCGCAGACCCCCGCCACCCACGGTGCCGGCTGCTCGCGGAAGTGGTCGCGCGGCTTGACCGCCGGGGTGCCGCACGTCTGGCAGTAGCCGTCCTCGGCGACGACCCCACCGCAGGCGGCGCAGGCGGGTGCGGGCGGCGCCACCCGCACCGAGTCCAGCGGGCTGGCCGTGTCCACCGTGTCGGGGACGGGCGAGACCGGCATACCGGGGTCGACCTCGTGCCCGCACGCCTCGCAGAACCGCGCGCCCGGGGCGGTCTCGCTGTGGCAGGCGGGGCAGGTCACCACGTCGTCCACGGCCGGGTCCGGTTGGCGGAGTCGACGAGGCGCACGCGTTCCGCACGGGACTCGGTCACGCCGGCCAGGTGCCGGTAGGCCGACTCGAGGCCGGCCCGCAGGGCGCGCTCCCGGGCCGGGATGCCGTCGATGAGCACGTCGGGACGCTCGCCGTGGTCGATGACCTCCTTCAGGGCCAGCCCGAGCACGGTCGCCGTGAGGCCGAACCGGTCGGCCGGGTCCACGCTGACCGCGTCGATGCTGCCCATCGCCTCGGCGAGGGCGGGCAGCCCCCGCCCTGAGCCGGCCAGCAGCCCGGCACGCAGACGTCGCGCCTGCGGGAAGGCCCGGCTGGTCGGGGACACGAGGTCGAGCGCCGCGATGGCACCGTCGAGGTCGTGCCGGGCGGTGTGGATCCGGGCCAGGCCGAACGCCGCCGGCGCGGTGTAGTTGGCGTCGGTGCGGGCGCAGGTGGTGTAGAGCGACTCGGCCACGTCCGCCTCGCCGCTGAGCTCGCAGGCCAGGGCGAGGGCCAGCTTCGGGGCCAGCTCACCGGGGACCTGGCCGTAGACCGCGTTGAAGGCGCTGCGGGCGGTCGCCGGGTCGTCCTGGGCGAGGGCGGCCAGGCCGGAGAGCCAGACCGCCCGCCACTCCCACGGGTCCTCGGTCAGCAGCGTGGTGACCGCGCGGTCGACCAGGTCGAAGCGTGACGCCTGCAGGGCGGTCCGGGCGGTCGCGAGGAGCACCTCGGCCGACGGCTCCGGCGCCCGCGCCAGGACGGCCAGCCGGGC is a genomic window containing:
- a CDS encoding protein phosphatase 2C domain-containing protein, with product MDDVVTCPACHSETAPGARFCEACGHEVDPGMPVSPVPDTVDTASPLDSVRVAPPAPACAACGGVVAEDGYCQTCGTPAVKPRDHFREQPAPWVAGVCDRGIRHHRNEDAMALAADAVPASRALLVVCDGVSSSTDSDRASLAAARASREVLTGFRPRGAGTVAARVAATAGLLESAAAAANAAVVETTTAPRGENPAACTWVAAVLDAELLVVGWVGDSRAYWLPDAGAATALTVDDSWAAEQIARGVPRRDAEEGPQAHAITRWLGVDAPDPTPRHASRELEGPGWVLVCSDGLWNYCSEAEDLAALVRRCAAVRSPSLAPAGTAPGVTTPEPDRVPDPVADPGANAVADPLSLAEELVAWANAQGGHDNITVALARVGSP